In one Terriglobia bacterium genomic region, the following are encoded:
- a CDS encoding 4Fe-4S dicluster domain-containing protein, whose translation MFREVLPARSLAPTNQKWVMVIDLAKCDGCRDCTRACSTMHFVPPMQEWVKVFEVLDNPAAGRYFLPRPCMQCDNPPCVRGCPVGATFKRTDGIVMMDQERCIGCRNCIAQCPYSARSFNWGEPQHTPAELSMPYSMEYNYPHRKGVVEKCIFCPHMLRAGKLPACAQGCKMGAIYFGDELEDAVTNSKGETIQFTKIAKRGAAFRLLEELGTEPRVYYLPPASRKYPTPDEKKALEMHS comes from the coding sequence ATGTTCCGCGAAGTGCTTCCGGCGCGTTCCCTTGCTCCCACCAATCAAAAGTGGGTGATGGTGATTGATCTGGCGAAGTGCGATGGCTGCCGGGATTGCACCCGCGCCTGCAGCACCATGCACTTTGTTCCGCCCATGCAGGAATGGGTCAAGGTTTTCGAAGTGCTCGACAACCCGGCGGCGGGCCGCTATTTCCTGCCGCGCCCCTGCATGCAGTGCGATAACCCACCCTGCGTGCGCGGCTGTCCTGTGGGTGCGACGTTCAAGCGCACCGACGGCATCGTGATGATGGATCAGGAGCGCTGCATCGGCTGCCGCAACTGCATCGCGCAATGCCCGTACTCCGCGCGCTCGTTCAATTGGGGAGAACCGCAGCACACCCCGGCGGAGCTCTCCATGCCGTACTCGATGGAGTACAACTACCCGCACCGCAAGGGCGTCGTCGAGAAATGCATCTTCTGCCCCCACATGCTCCGCGCGGGCAAGCTGCCCGCCTGTGCGCAAGGGTGCAAGATGGGCGCCATCTATTTCGGGGATGAACTGGAAGACGCGGTCACGAATAGCAAGGGCGAAACGATTCAATTCACAAAAATTGCCAAGCGCGGTGCGGCCTTCCGCCTGCTGGAAGAACTGGGAACGGAGCCGCGCGTCTACTACCTTCCTCCGGCCAGCCGGAAGTATCCGACGCCGGATGAAAAGAAGGCACTGGAGATGCATTCGTGA
- the msrP gene encoding protein-methionine-sulfoxide reductase catalytic subunit MsrP, translated as MLVRRKPELTSADVTPKSVYQERRTFLRGVGLAGAAALAGKGLLELFAPARAAAATTKLSGVIPGAFRTNEPPTPYNDVTHYNNFYEFGIDKTDPAKNAQNFRTSPWLVSVEGEVYKPRKFSLEELLKLAPLEERIYRHRCVEAWSIVVPWIGYSFQALAKLVEPTPKARFVAFQSFYDPAQMPQAKYAGLEFPYVEGLRLDEAMHPLALLCLGMYGETLPNQDGAPVRLVLPWKYGFKSIKSLVKIRFTSSQPPTSWNLANPREYGFYSNVNPAVDHPRWSQAKERRLGDFFKRATLPFNGYADQVASLYSGMDLRKYF; from the coding sequence ATGCTGGTGCGACGGAAACCGGAGTTGACAAGCGCCGATGTGACGCCGAAATCCGTCTACCAGGAGCGGCGAACGTTCCTCCGCGGGGTGGGCCTGGCGGGCGCCGCGGCGCTGGCCGGCAAAGGCCTGTTGGAGCTGTTTGCCCCGGCGCGCGCGGCCGCGGCCACCACCAAGCTCAGCGGCGTCATCCCGGGCGCGTTCCGCACCAACGAGCCACCCACTCCCTACAACGACGTGACCCACTACAATAACTTCTATGAATTCGGCATCGACAAAACCGATCCCGCAAAGAACGCGCAAAACTTTCGCACCTCGCCGTGGCTCGTTTCCGTCGAGGGCGAGGTCTACAAGCCGCGCAAGTTCTCCCTGGAAGAACTCCTGAAGCTGGCGCCCCTGGAAGAGCGCATCTACCGGCACCGCTGCGTGGAGGCCTGGTCGATTGTCGTGCCCTGGATCGGCTACTCCTTTCAGGCTCTCGCCAAACTCGTCGAGCCCACGCCCAAGGCACGCTTCGTCGCCTTCCAGAGCTTCTACGACCCCGCGCAGATGCCGCAGGCCAAATATGCGGGGCTGGAATTTCCTTACGTCGAAGGTTTGCGCCTCGACGAGGCGATGCATCCCCTGGCGCTGCTCTGCCTCGGCATGTACGGGGAAACGCTGCCCAATCAGGACGGCGCGCCGGTGCGCCTGGTTCTTCCCTGGAAATACGGCTTCAAGAGCATCAAGTCGCTGGTGAAAATCCGCTTCACCTCGAGCCAGCCTCCCACCAGCTGGAACCTCGCCAATCCCCGTGAGTACGGCTTCTACTCCAACGTCAATCCCGCCGTGGACCACCCGCGCTGGAGCCAGGCCAAGGAGCGCCGTCTGGGGGATTTCTTCAAGCGCGCCACCCTGCCCTTCAACGGCTATGCCGACCAGGTTGCCAGCCTCTACTCCGGCATGGATCTCCGGAAATATTTTTGA
- a CDS encoding Rrf2 family transcriptional regulator, with the protein MAQPEVWWSNCITESTEDTQNGLKMSLQVLSRSVGHAIKILIYLAISAGHPVPASHVAECAQIPCSQAAKILHYLTLRGLVRSRRGSSGGYLLREGAEQATVEQVMQLFTPPVPDEEDYQPSGPLREMWLETTRLYQQAWGQLTIAELAKRTVNGSECPLEASGGESEPASAASAVSKRESR; encoded by the coding sequence ATGGCGCAGCCCGAGGTATGGTGGTCCAACTGCATTACGGAATCCACAGAAGATACCCAGAATGGCCTAAAAATGTCCCTGCAAGTTCTCTCAAGGTCAGTGGGGCACGCGATAAAGATACTGATCTATCTTGCCATCTCGGCCGGACACCCGGTCCCGGCTTCCCATGTGGCGGAGTGCGCTCAAATCCCCTGCTCCCAGGCTGCCAAAATTCTGCACTATCTGACTTTGCGGGGGTTAGTGCGCTCGCGCCGCGGTTCGAGCGGAGGCTATCTGCTTCGGGAAGGTGCGGAGCAGGCTACCGTCGAGCAGGTGATGCAGCTTTTCACGCCGCCAGTCCCTGATGAGGAAGACTATCAACCCTCCGGCCCTCTCCGGGAGATGTGGCTGGAGACCACCCGGCTCTACCAGCAGGCCTGGGGACAACTCACCATCGCAGAACTTGCAAAACGCACCGTCAACGGGAGCGAATGCCCGCTCGAAGCGAGCGGGGGTGAATCGGAACCGGCTTCGGCAGCCTCTGCTGTAAGCAAGAGAGAATCACGGTGA